A DNA window from Arachis hypogaea cultivar Tifrunner chromosome 18, arahy.Tifrunner.gnm2.J5K5, whole genome shotgun sequence contains the following coding sequences:
- the LOC112771577 gene encoding elongation factor 1-alpha: protein MGKEKSHINIVVIGHVDSGKSTTTGHLIYKLGGIDKRVIERFEKEAAEMNKRSFKYAWVLDKLKAERERGITIDIALWKFETTKYYCTVIDAPGHRDFIKNMITGTSQADCAVLIIDSTTGGFEAGISKDGQTREHALLAFTLGVRQMICCCNKMDATTPKYSKARYDEIVKEVSSYLKKVGYNPDKIAFVPISGFEGDNMIERSTNLDWYKGPTLLEALDQINEPKRPSDKPLRLPLQDVYKIGGIGTVPVGRVETGILKPGMVVTFAPTGLQTEVKSVEMHHESLPEALPGDNVGFNVKNVSVKELKRGFVASNSKDDPAKEAGSFTSQVIIMNHPGQIGQGYAPVLDCHTSHIAVKFAELQTKIDRRSGKELEKEPKFLKNGDAGMVKMIPTKPMVVETFAEYPPLGRFAVRDMRQTVAVGVIKSVEKKDASAKITKSAAKKAGK, encoded by the exons ATGGGAAAAGAGAAGAGTCACATCAACATCGTCGTTATCGGCCATGTCGACTCCGGCAAGTCGACCACCACCGGCCACCTCATCTACAAGCTTGGAGGGATCGACAAGCGTGTGATTGAGAGGTTCGAGAAGGAGGCTGCTGAGATGAACAAGCGTTCATTCAAGTACGCCTGGGTTCTCGACAAGCTCAAGGCAGAGCGTGAGCGTGGTATTACCATTGACATCGCCCTGTGGAAGTTTGAGACCACTAAGTACTACTGCACTGTGATCGATGCACCTGGTCATCGTGATTTCATCAAGAACATGATCACTGGTACCAGCCAGGCTGACTGTGCTGTTCTGATCATCGATTCCACCACTGGTGGTTTTGAGGCTGGTATCTCCAAGGATGGCCAGACCCGTGAGCATGCTCTTCTTGCTTTCACCCTTGGTGTTAGGCAGATGATCTGCTGTTGCAACAAG ATGGATGCAACGACCCCAAAATACTCCAAGGCTAGGTATGATGAAATTGTGAAGGAGGTTTCATCCTATTTGAAGAAGGTTGGTTACAACCCTGACAAGATCGCATTTGTACCAATATCTGGTTTTGAGGGAGACAACATGATTGAGAGGTCCACCAACCTTGATTGGTATAAGGGACCCACCCTGCTTGAGGCTCTGGACCAGATCAATGAGCCAAAGAGACCTTCTGACAAGCCTCTCAGGCTGCCCCTTCAGGATGTCTACAAGATTGGCGGTATTGGAACTGTTCCAGTTGGTCGTGTAGAGACTGGTATCCTCAAGCCTGGTATGGTCGTGACCTTTGCCCCCACTGGACTCCAGACTGAGGTTAAGTCTGTGGAGATGCACCATGAGTCTCTCCCTGAGGCTCTCCCTGGTGACAATGTTGGTTTCAATGTTAAGAATGTTTCTGTGAAGGAGTTGAAGCGTGGCTTTGTTGCTTCTAACTCAAAGGATGATCCTGCTAAGGAGGCTGGAAGCTTCACCTCTCAAGTTATCATCATGAACCATCCTGGCCAGATTGGCCAAGGTTATGCTCCAGTCCTTGACTGCCACACCTCACACATTGCTGTCAAGTTTGCTGAGCTCCAGACCAAGATTGATAGGCGTTCTGGCAAAGAGCTCGAGAAGGAGCCCAAGTTTCTTAAGAATGGTGATGCTGGTATGGTGAAGATGATTCCCACAAAGCCAATGGTTGTTGAGACTTTTGCTGAGTACCCTCCACTTGGAAGGTTTGCTGTGAGGGACATGCGTCAAACTGTTGCTGTTGGTGTGATCAAGAGCGTTGAGAAGAAGGATGCTTCAGCTAAGATCACTAAATCTGCTGCGAAGAAAGCTGGCAAATGA
- the LOC112771422 gene encoding E3 SUMO-protein ligase SIZ1 isoform X2, producing the protein MDLVSSCKEKLNSFRIKELKDVLTQLGLSKQGKKQDLIDRILSILSDEQASKIWAKKNAIGKEQVAKLVDDTFRKLQVSGAIDLASKGQGSSPDVSNVKIKGEVDEIFQEETKIRCLCGSSLETDPLIKCEDTRCHVWQHINCVIIPEKPMEPIPPLPQKFYCELCRLTRADPFWVSVATPMFPVKLTTTHIPTDGANPVQSVDRTFQLTRADKDLVSRPEFDVQAWCMLLNDKVSYRMQWPQYTDLQVNGVPVRVINRPGSQLLGANGRDDGPIITPYTKDGINKISLTGCDARIFCLGVRIVKRRSLQQILNTIPKESDGERFEDALARVCSRVGGGNADDNADSDSDLEVVSDTFTINLRCPMSGSRMRVAGRFKPCAHMGCFDLEIFVEMNQRSRKWQCPICLKNYALEDIIIDPYFNRITSMMRNCGEDVTEIEVKPDGYWRAKAKSESEHRELGNLVQWHCPDGSLALSTSGEVNGMEALKLKQEDVSDTPTGLRIGMKKNHDGVWVFSKPEDTNTSSGNGLNKDFGNHDHVVIPMSSSDTVSGREGDDPSVNQGVGGHIDYSPTNGIEMDSVPHNNVDSAYGYTVPNPSALAADAEVIVLSDSEDDNDILVSSTIEYKNNDTGAADTDIYSMPQPGIIDSYTDHNLGGNPCLGLFSNPNEDDFGMPSSIWSLPSGTQAGSGFQLFSSDADVSDALVHLQNGDLNGYTLASDTSALESNSLIQDSSAGRSDADLNGGLVGGLVDNPLAFAGEDPSLKIFLPTTPLESSVQHESREQADVSNGVCTDDWISLRLGGGAGGSNGNGSVPSGLNSRSQATSRGGATDTLTDTAEEGILFNLPSGSGSIDTHTLWWFFASWYE; encoded by the exons ATGGACTTGGTATCTAGTTGTAAG GAAAAATTGAATTCTTTTCGCATAAAAGAGCTCAAAGATGTGCTCACTCAATTGGGACTTTCAAAGCAGGGAAAGAAGCAG GATCTCATTGATAGGATATTGTCTATTCTCTCAGATGAACAGG CTTCCAAAATCTGGGCTAAGAAGAATGCTATTGGGAAAGAACAGGTGGCAAAATTAGTGGATGATACCTTTAG AAAATTGCAGGTATCTGGGGCCATTGATTTAGCATCAAAGGGACAGGGTTCCTCCCCAGATGTCAGTAATGTTAAAATTAAAGGTGAAGTTGATGAGATCTTTCAGGAAGAAACAAAGATTCGGTGTCTTTGTGGTAGTTCGTTGGAAACTGATCCACTGATAAAG TGTGAGGATACAAGATGCCATGTGTGGCAGCACATTAACTGTGTTATTATTCCAGAGAAACCTATGGAACCAATTCCACCCCTTCCTCAAAAATTTTACTGTGAACTCTGTCGACTCACTCGTGCAGATCC GTTTTGGGTTTCAGTGGCCACCCCTATGTTTCCTGTGAAGTTGACTACAACCCATATTCCAACTGATGG AGCCAACCCAGTGCAGAGTGTGGATAGAACATTTCAACTTACAAGGGCAGACAAAGACTTGGTATCAAGACCAGAATTTGATGTTCAG GCCTGGTGCATGCTGCTGAACGACAAAGTTTCATATAGGATGCAATGGCCACAATATACAGACCTGCAGGTCAATG GTGTTCCTGTTCGTGTGATTAACCGACCTGGTTCACAACTGCTCGGGGCTAACGGCCGTGATGATGGCCCAATT ATCACGCCATATACAAAAGACGGAATTAATAAGATTTCCTTAACAGGCTGTGATGCTCGCATTTTCTGTTTAGGGGTCCGTATTGTTAAAAGGCGTAGCTTGCAACAG ATCCTAAACACAATTCCCAAGGAGTCTGATGGGGAGCGTTTTGAAGATGCTCTTGCACGTGTATGTTCTCGTGTTGGGGGTGGAAATGCAGATGATAATGCTGACAGTGACAGTGATTTGGAAGTGGTCTCAGATACTTTTACCATCAACCTTCGTTGTCCA ATGAGTGGTTCAAGAATGAGGGTTGCAGGAAGATTCAAACCTTGTGCTCACATGGGTTGCTTTGATCTTGAAATTTTTGTGGAAATGAATCAACGCTCAAGGAAG TGGCAATGTCCCATATGTCTTAAAAACTATGCATTGGAGGATATCATTATTGACCCTTATTTTAATCGGATAACTTCTATG ATGAGAAATTGTGGGGAAGATGTTACTGAAATTGAGGTGAAGCCTGATGGTTATTGGCGTGCCAAGGCTAAGAGTGAAAGTGAACACCGGGAGTTAGGGAATCTTGTTCAATGGCACTGTCCTGATGGATCCCTGGCTCTTTCTACCAGTGGAGAAGTCAATGGAATGGAGGCTTTAAAGCTCAAACAGGAAGATGTTTCAGACACTCCAACTGGTCTAAGAATTGGCATGAAGAAGAATCATGATGGAGTTTGGGTATTCAGCAAACCTGAGGACACAAATACCTCATCTGGCAATGGATTGAACAAAGATTTTGGAAATCATGATCATGTGGTTATACCAATGAGCAGCAGTGACACTGTAAGTGGTCGGGAAGGTGATGATCCTAGTGTAAATCAGGGTGTCGGTGGGCATATTGATTATTCTCCTACCAATGGGATTGAGATGGATTCAGTGCCTCACAATAATGTTGATTCAGCTTATGGATATACTGTACCTAACCCTTCTGCTCTGGCAGCTGATGCAGAAGTTATTGTTCTCTCTGATTCAGAAGATGACAATGATATATTGGTATCTTCTACAATTGAGTATAAAAATAACGACACTGGTGCCGCTGATACTGATATTTACTCAATGCCACAGCCTGGAATTATTGATTCATATACAGATCACAATCTTGGTGGAAATCCATGCTTAGGGCTCTTCAGTAACCCCAATGAAGATGATTTTGGGATGCCTTCTTCCATCTGGTCATTGCCTTCAGGAACTCAGGCTGGCTCAGGATTCCAGTTATTTAGTTCAGATGCAGATGTCTCGGATGCATTGGTCCACTTGCAGAATGGTGATTTAAATGGTTATACGTTAGCTTCAGATACTTCTGCTTTGGAATCCAATTCTTTGATACAGGATTCCTCTGCAGGTCGATCTGATGCTGATTTAAATGGTGGTTTGGTTGGTGGTTTGGTAGACAATCCTCTGGCATTTGCTGGAGAAGATCCCTCACTTAAGATTTTTCTTCCAACAACACCACTGGAATCATCTGTGCAGCATGAATCAAGAGAACAGGCAGATGTGTCAAATGGTGTGTGCACTGATGATTGGATCTCTCTTAGGCTTGGAGGTGGTGCTGGTGGAAGTAATGGTAATGGTTCTGTCCCCAGTGGGTTGAATTCCAGATCGCAGGCTACATCCAGAGGAGGTGCAACAGACACATTGACAGATACTG CTGAGGAAGGCATTTTGTTCAACTTGCCCTCTGGATCAGGAAGTATAGATACACACACCCTGTGGTG GTTCTTTGCTTCTTGGTATGAATGA
- the LOC112769430 gene encoding uncharacterized protein, which yields MNVVDEGSMQGMFSIYQQTRAQVSILELYVEFEELVEVDLPEANIDWTVYNSESKEEFEGTYQIVGPTEEVGEDDIIVESNVADVANALASQYPSREPSFMHALDVDAMNAPEFPEYINSNLVVVSDGEFVVGMEFSSRETVIAAIKDYTIRRGVDYRVCESEPTTFYAKCVQYGTSCDWLIRASLIKRKFCWVVRRYNGSHTCTRTRISQDHAKLNSDMIAEVIKPLVEADPSLKVKSIIAEVQSKFNYTTSYRKAWLAKQKAISNLFGGWEASYEALPSWFEAMVQKDPSAAVEIETAPAYQGDEVVHDVRILTRVFWSFYPCIRAFRSCKPIVQVDGTHLYGKYKGALLVAVSQDGNGNIVPLAFAVVEGETSDAWHFFLTHLRTHVVTRDGVGLISDRHNSITSAIARSNGSWEPPRAIRMFCVRHIASNFLRNFKAPYLQKLIYARLRERGEAYTRWLDRIPRQQFALAFDNGYRWGHMTTNLVECINGVLKGARNLPITSLVKGTFYRLNELFTRKRVEAEVRRNAGHVFSEYASNKLQSNQQAAGNIQVNLFDRQNEIFEVREMPIGIEYAVNLRQRYCDCGEFQTD from the exons ATGAATGTGGTTGACGAAGGAAGTATGCAAGGAATGTTTTCGATCTACCAACAAACACGGGCACAAGTGTCTATTCTCGaattgtatgttgagtttgaagaatTAGTTGAGGTTGATTTACCGGAGGCTAACATCGACTGGACTGTTTATAACAGTGAAAGCAAAGAGGAATTTGAGGGCACCTACCAAATTGTTGGTCCAACTGAAGAAGTGGGTGAAGATGATATAATAGTTGAGTCTAACGTAGCAGATGTGGCAAATGCACTGGCGAGCCAATATCCATCTAGAGAGCCTTCTTTCATGCATGCCTTGGATGTAGACGCTATGAATGCACCAGAATTTCCTGAATATATCAATTCAA ATCTTGTTGTTGTTTCGGACGGTGAATTTGTTGTTGGCATGGAATTCAGTTCTAGAGAGACTGTTATTGCAGCAATTAAAGATTATACCATTCGCAGGGGAGTGGATTACCGGGTGTGTGAATCTGAGCCAACGACTTTTTATGCTAAGTGTGTACAATACGGAACAAGTTGCGATTGGCTTATTAGAGCTAGTCTTATTAAGAGAAAGTTTTGTTGGGTTGTAAGGCGATACAATGGTAGTCACACATGCACTAGAACTAGAATTTCTCAAGATCATGCCAAGCTAAATTCAGACATGATTGCAGAGGTGATAAAGCCATTGGTTGAAGCTGATCCATCTTTGAAAGTGAAATCAATAATTGCTGAAGTGCAGTCAAAATTCAATTATACGACGAGTTACCGCAAAGCATGGCTCGCGAAGCAAAAGGCAATTTCAAACCTTTTTGGTGGTTGGGAAGCTTCTTATGAAGCTTTGCCGTCGTGGTTTGAAGCAATGGTACAAAAAGATCCATCAGCAGCAGTCGAGATTGAAACTGCACCAGCATACCAAGGGGATGAGGTAGTCCATGATGTAAGGATACTGACGCGGGTATTTTGGAGCTTTTATCCTTGCATCAGAGCATTTAGGAGCTGCAAGCCAATCGTACAGGTGGATGGGACACATCTGTACGGGAAATATAAAGGAGCTCTATTAGTTGCAGTTTCTCAGGATGGCAATGGCAATATTGTGCCTCTTGCATTTGCCGTTGTTGAGGGTGAGACTTCTGATGCATGGCACTTCTTTCTTACTCATTTACGCACACATGTGGTGACTCGAGATGGTGTTGGGCTTATCTCTGATCGTCACAACTCTATTACCTCAGCAATAGCTCGTAGTAATGGATCATGGGAACCTCCAAGAGCTATCCGAATGTTTTGTGTTAGGCACATAGCATCCAACTTTTTGAGGAATTTCAAGGCACCGTATTTACAGAAGCTGATA TATGCAAGATTGCGTGAACGTGGTGAGGCTTACACGCGATGGCTTGATCGAATCCCACGACAGCAATTTGCTTTGGCATTTGATAATGGATACCGTTGGGGTCATATGACCACAAACCTAGTGGAGTGCATCAACGGAGTACTAAAGGGAGCTCGAAATCTTCCTATCACGTCACTTGTGAAGGGAACTTTTTATAGGCTAAATGAGTTGTTCACTAGGAAGAGGGTTGAGGCTGAGGTTCGAAGGAATGCAGGACATGTATTTTCTGAATATGCTAGCAACAAACTGCAATCAAATCAGCAAGCAGCAGGAAACATCCAGGTTAACCTATTTGACAGGCAAAATGAGATCTTTGAGGTACGTGAGATGCCCATTGGTATCGAGTATGCGGTGAATCTCCGTCAACGATATTGTGATTGTGGTGAGTTTCAGACAGATTGA
- the LOC112771774 gene encoding uncharacterized protein, which translates to MKLFEIESYKAWAAAELEQQKEVEEAEVSMQEAQDYLDSITESAMDEFRRFEEELESMSKAEMESLVNTAEGARKMGNLMEKAASIASKKYIEAALNSSTASMKSAWKGISSGKVHPS; encoded by the coding sequence ATGAAGCTGTTTGAGATTGAGTCATACAAGGCATGGGCAGCTGCAGAACTTGAGCAACAGAAAGAGGTTGAAGAGGCTGAGGTTTCCATGCAGGAAGCTCAGGACTACCTTGATTCTATCACGGAAAGTGCCATGGACGAGTTCCGGCGCTTCGAAGAGGAGCTTGAGAGCATGTCAAAGGCTGAAATGGAGAGCCTAGTTAACACTGCTGAGGGTGCAAGAAAGATGGGAAATTTGATGGAGAAAGCTGCCTCCATTGCTTCCAAGAAGTATATTGAGGCTGCACTCAATTCATCCACTGCTTCCATGAAATCTGCTTGGAAGGGAATCTCTTCTGGCAAGGTCCATCCTTCTTAA
- the LOC140181210 gene encoding uncharacterized protein — MTHHGRLQLWVGEHLVQTYSIRRGVEYKVLESDNRKYYGKCKEFGSGYHMKLDYHVISVSILSMIRADVVVSIKVLHNGTEAHFGFKPTFKRVWMAKQKVVAQIYGDWEESYNDLPRWVLGIQITMPGSVVVLKTSPVWVGGQVDDSAAYFYRLFWTFLPCIEAFRHCKPLVSVDGTHLYGKYGSTLLVAIAQDGNSNIIPIAFTLVEGENAKSCSFFLSHL; from the exons ATGACACACCACGGTCGACTCCAGCTGTGGGTAGGGGAGCATCTAGTTCAG ACTTATAGCATTCGTCGTGGGGTTGAGTACAAGGTATTGGAATCTGATAATCGCAAGTACTATGGCAAGTGCAAGGAGTTTGGCAGCGG TTATCACATGAagcttgattatcatgtcataTCGGTCTCCATATTGTCCATGATTAGAGCTGATGTTGTCGTCTCGATCAAGGTACTGCATAATGGCACAGAGGCACACTTCGGGTTCAAACCGACTTTCAAGAGGGTTTGGATGGCTAAACAGAAAGTTGTGGCCCAGATTTACGGagattgggaggagtcatacaatGACTTGCCACGATGGGTATTGGGTATTCAAATCACGATGCCAGGTAGTGTTGTGGTGTTAAAGACGAGTCCTGTGTGGGTTGGTGGGCAGGTAGATGACTCTGCAGCTTATTTCTATCGGCTTTTCTGGACATTTTTACCGTGTATTGAGGCATTTCGACATTGCAAGCCATTGGTCAGTGTGGACGGTACCCACCTATATGGGAAATACGGCAGTACACTATTGGTTGCAATTGCACAGGACGGCAACTCGAACATTATTCCTATTGCATTTACACTTGTGGAGGGGGAGAATGCAAAGTCGTGCTCATTCTTTCTATCTCACCTATGA
- the LOC112771422 gene encoding E3 SUMO-protein ligase SIZ1 isoform X1 — translation MDLVSSCKEKLNSFRIKELKDVLTQLGLSKQGKKQDLIDRILSILSDEQASKIWAKKNAIGKEQVAKLVDDTFRKLQVSGAIDLASKGQGSSPDVSNVKIKGEVDEIFQEETKIRCLCGSSLETDPLIKCEDTRCHVWQHINCVIIPEKPMEPIPPLPQKFYCELCRLTRADPFWVSVATPMFPVKLTTTHIPTDGANPVQSVDRTFQLTRADKDLVSRPEFDVQAWCMLLNDKVSYRMQWPQYTDLQVNGVPVRVINRPGSQLLGANGRDDGPIITPYTKDGINKISLTGCDARIFCLGVRIVKRRSLQQILNTIPKESDGERFEDALARVCSRVGGGNADDNADSDSDLEVVSDTFTINLRCPMSGSRMRVAGRFKPCAHMGCFDLEIFVEMNQRSRKWQCPICLKNYALEDIIIDPYFNRITSMMRNCGEDVTEIEVKPDGYWRAKAKSESEHRELGNLVQWHCPDGSLALSTSGEVNGMEALKLKQEDVSDTPTGLRIGMKKNHDGVWVFSKPEDTNTSSGNGLNKDFGNHDHVVIPMSSSDTVSGREGDDPSVNQGVGGHIDYSPTNGIEMDSVPHNNVDSAYGYTVPNPSALAADAEVIVLSDSEDDNDILVSSTIEYKNNDTGAADTDIYSMPQPGIIDSYTDHNLGGNPCLGLFSNPNEDDFGMPSSIWSLPSGTQAGSGFQLFSSDADVSDALVHLQNGDLNGYTLASDTSALESNSLIQDSSAGRSDADLNGGLVGGLVDNPLAFAGEDPSLKIFLPTTPLESSVQHESREQADVSNGVCTDDWISLRLGGGAGGSNGNGSVPSGLNSRSQATSRGGATDTLTDTGSLLLGMNDARSDKASRPRSDSPFSFPRQKRSKLKKAEQRYWCSGNGS, via the exons ATGGACTTGGTATCTAGTTGTAAG GAAAAATTGAATTCTTTTCGCATAAAAGAGCTCAAAGATGTGCTCACTCAATTGGGACTTTCAAAGCAGGGAAAGAAGCAG GATCTCATTGATAGGATATTGTCTATTCTCTCAGATGAACAGG CTTCCAAAATCTGGGCTAAGAAGAATGCTATTGGGAAAGAACAGGTGGCAAAATTAGTGGATGATACCTTTAG AAAATTGCAGGTATCTGGGGCCATTGATTTAGCATCAAAGGGACAGGGTTCCTCCCCAGATGTCAGTAATGTTAAAATTAAAGGTGAAGTTGATGAGATCTTTCAGGAAGAAACAAAGATTCGGTGTCTTTGTGGTAGTTCGTTGGAAACTGATCCACTGATAAAG TGTGAGGATACAAGATGCCATGTGTGGCAGCACATTAACTGTGTTATTATTCCAGAGAAACCTATGGAACCAATTCCACCCCTTCCTCAAAAATTTTACTGTGAACTCTGTCGACTCACTCGTGCAGATCC GTTTTGGGTTTCAGTGGCCACCCCTATGTTTCCTGTGAAGTTGACTACAACCCATATTCCAACTGATGG AGCCAACCCAGTGCAGAGTGTGGATAGAACATTTCAACTTACAAGGGCAGACAAAGACTTGGTATCAAGACCAGAATTTGATGTTCAG GCCTGGTGCATGCTGCTGAACGACAAAGTTTCATATAGGATGCAATGGCCACAATATACAGACCTGCAGGTCAATG GTGTTCCTGTTCGTGTGATTAACCGACCTGGTTCACAACTGCTCGGGGCTAACGGCCGTGATGATGGCCCAATT ATCACGCCATATACAAAAGACGGAATTAATAAGATTTCCTTAACAGGCTGTGATGCTCGCATTTTCTGTTTAGGGGTCCGTATTGTTAAAAGGCGTAGCTTGCAACAG ATCCTAAACACAATTCCCAAGGAGTCTGATGGGGAGCGTTTTGAAGATGCTCTTGCACGTGTATGTTCTCGTGTTGGGGGTGGAAATGCAGATGATAATGCTGACAGTGACAGTGATTTGGAAGTGGTCTCAGATACTTTTACCATCAACCTTCGTTGTCCA ATGAGTGGTTCAAGAATGAGGGTTGCAGGAAGATTCAAACCTTGTGCTCACATGGGTTGCTTTGATCTTGAAATTTTTGTGGAAATGAATCAACGCTCAAGGAAG TGGCAATGTCCCATATGTCTTAAAAACTATGCATTGGAGGATATCATTATTGACCCTTATTTTAATCGGATAACTTCTATG ATGAGAAATTGTGGGGAAGATGTTACTGAAATTGAGGTGAAGCCTGATGGTTATTGGCGTGCCAAGGCTAAGAGTGAAAGTGAACACCGGGAGTTAGGGAATCTTGTTCAATGGCACTGTCCTGATGGATCCCTGGCTCTTTCTACCAGTGGAGAAGTCAATGGAATGGAGGCTTTAAAGCTCAAACAGGAAGATGTTTCAGACACTCCAACTGGTCTAAGAATTGGCATGAAGAAGAATCATGATGGAGTTTGGGTATTCAGCAAACCTGAGGACACAAATACCTCATCTGGCAATGGATTGAACAAAGATTTTGGAAATCATGATCATGTGGTTATACCAATGAGCAGCAGTGACACTGTAAGTGGTCGGGAAGGTGATGATCCTAGTGTAAATCAGGGTGTCGGTGGGCATATTGATTATTCTCCTACCAATGGGATTGAGATGGATTCAGTGCCTCACAATAATGTTGATTCAGCTTATGGATATACTGTACCTAACCCTTCTGCTCTGGCAGCTGATGCAGAAGTTATTGTTCTCTCTGATTCAGAAGATGACAATGATATATTGGTATCTTCTACAATTGAGTATAAAAATAACGACACTGGTGCCGCTGATACTGATATTTACTCAATGCCACAGCCTGGAATTATTGATTCATATACAGATCACAATCTTGGTGGAAATCCATGCTTAGGGCTCTTCAGTAACCCCAATGAAGATGATTTTGGGATGCCTTCTTCCATCTGGTCATTGCCTTCAGGAACTCAGGCTGGCTCAGGATTCCAGTTATTTAGTTCAGATGCAGATGTCTCGGATGCATTGGTCCACTTGCAGAATGGTGATTTAAATGGTTATACGTTAGCTTCAGATACTTCTGCTTTGGAATCCAATTCTTTGATACAGGATTCCTCTGCAGGTCGATCTGATGCTGATTTAAATGGTGGTTTGGTTGGTGGTTTGGTAGACAATCCTCTGGCATTTGCTGGAGAAGATCCCTCACTTAAGATTTTTCTTCCAACAACACCACTGGAATCATCTGTGCAGCATGAATCAAGAGAACAGGCAGATGTGTCAAATGGTGTGTGCACTGATGATTGGATCTCTCTTAGGCTTGGAGGTGGTGCTGGTGGAAGTAATGGTAATGGTTCTGTCCCCAGTGGGTTGAATTCCAGATCGCAGGCTACATCCAGAGGAGGTGCAACAGACACATTGACAGATACTG GTTCTTTGCTTCTTGGTATGAATGATGCTAGATCTGACAAAGCAAGTAGGCCAAGATCTGACAGCCCATTCTCGTTTCCCCGCCAAAAACGTTCA AAACTGAAGAAAGCTGAGCAGCGATATTGGTGCTCAGGAAATGGAAGTTGA